The following coding sequences are from one Streptomyces sp. NBC_01485 window:
- a CDS encoding GNAT family N-acetyltransferase, whose protein sequence is MSSLTAEVLGPATRPTATDFPALDRPPVIWEDDRWWRFTERTDLHETRYLGVHEEGALVALAPLLVTRDGGGLLFYDAPKMVGDLGAFGAPERLPEHERARWEQLAAALPDARRDQYPSVALSVFGSHHGIVHATGRTAAQQRAVLAELPRLLDDAARALGCRSSALLYVTDEQAEVIGPAAEALGHTPAVLGAESVMRLTAADWDTYLAGLVSKKRIRTNRELRLYAQDGFRTVIREGPDALTDSIVDLQVGLRAKYGLPGGRPRVQRDFDAIRETVGDSILVVSAERDGETLGFLLYLRSGDALYGRTAGFDDDRAKGVYFVLTYYDTVRWCLANGIRNIWYGLAAYEAKKLRGCDLERRHGWFRFAGAGHETLTETVRLQSTGEDSRLRSLGPNSTTAQGD, encoded by the coding sequence GTGAGTTCCCTGACCGCCGAGGTCCTCGGCCCCGCGACCCGACCCACCGCCACGGACTTCCCGGCGCTGGACCGGCCCCCGGTCATCTGGGAGGACGACCGCTGGTGGCGGTTCACCGAACGCACCGACCTCCACGAGACCCGTTACCTCGGCGTCCACGAGGAGGGCGCGCTTGTGGCCCTGGCCCCCCTGCTGGTGACCCGCGACGGCGGCGGACTGCTCTTCTACGACGCCCCCAAGATGGTCGGCGACCTCGGTGCCTTCGGCGCCCCCGAGCGGCTGCCGGAACACGAACGGGCCCGCTGGGAACAGCTCGCCGCCGCCCTCCCGGACGCACGCCGCGACCAGTACCCCTCGGTCGCCCTGTCCGTCTTCGGCTCCCACCACGGCATCGTCCACGCCACCGGACGCACCGCAGCCCAGCAGCGGGCCGTCCTCGCCGAGCTGCCCCGCCTGCTCGACGACGCGGCCCGCGCCCTCGGCTGCCGCAGCAGCGCCCTGCTGTACGTCACGGACGAACAGGCCGAGGTCATCGGCCCGGCCGCCGAGGCACTGGGCCACACCCCGGCCGTGCTCGGCGCCGAGTCCGTCATGCGGCTCACCGCCGCGGACTGGGACACGTATCTGGCCGGCCTGGTCAGCAAGAAGCGCATCCGCACCAACCGAGAGCTGCGCCTGTACGCGCAGGACGGCTTCCGGACCGTGATCCGCGAAGGCCCCGACGCGTTGACGGACTCGATCGTCGACCTGCAGGTGGGGCTGCGCGCCAAGTACGGGCTGCCCGGTGGCCGCCCGCGCGTGCAGCGGGACTTCGACGCCATCCGGGAGACCGTCGGCGACAGCATCCTCGTGGTCAGCGCCGAACGCGACGGCGAGACCCTCGGCTTCCTCCTCTACCTCCGGTCGGGCGATGCGCTGTACGGGCGGACCGCCGGCTTCGACGACGACCGGGCCAAGGGCGTCTACTTCGTCCTCACCTACTACGACACCGTCCGCTGGTGCCTGGCCAACGGAATCCGCAACATCTGGTATGGCCTCGCCGCCTACGAGGCGAAGAAGCTTCGCGGCTGCGACCTCGAACGGCGCCACGGCTGGTTCCGCTTCGCCGGCGCAGGCCACGAGACCCTCACCGAGACCGTCCGCCTGCAGAGCACCGGCGAGGACAGCCGGCTGCGCAGCCTTGGCCCGAACAGCACCACCGCACAAGGAGACTGA
- a CDS encoding AurF N-oxygenase family protein, whose product MTDAQNALLADEEFPTGLPEELKGLPEGVPRHNPDDQVESAVIRRLVGNWHRRATVKRDEPDLDELFELDRPDYPEGILPFHDHPTYQSLDPAKKSELLSWAWIAYNRHTIMAEQKVANPAFALVMEGEYPMVQDEALNISLAQAMVDEQYHTLMHLNASAVTRRRRGRAMPDNDLPISHTAREHLRLREGVSQRWQKSLTTLAFATVSEISINAYLDLLADDPDIQPVNSSTAKLHNRDEYCHASISAVLAEMVHDKLDEEKQRFFRDMLFEGLEAFVATDYTTWRRIMDLAGVDGGHEMLADCQAESSRKRLVRDYTGLHTLIERMGVQELVEFDWSKSYVAR is encoded by the coding sequence ATGACCGACGCCCAGAACGCCCTACTTGCCGACGAGGAGTTCCCCACCGGCCTGCCGGAGGAACTGAAGGGGCTCCCCGAAGGCGTGCCCAGGCACAACCCCGACGACCAGGTCGAAAGTGCCGTCATCCGCCGGCTCGTCGGCAACTGGCACCGTCGGGCCACCGTGAAGCGCGACGAGCCGGATCTCGACGAGCTCTTCGAGCTCGACCGGCCCGACTACCCGGAGGGCATCTTGCCCTTCCATGACCATCCCACCTACCAGTCGCTCGACCCCGCGAAGAAGTCCGAGCTCCTGAGCTGGGCCTGGATCGCGTACAACCGCCACACGATCATGGCCGAGCAGAAGGTGGCCAATCCGGCGTTTGCTCTGGTCATGGAGGGCGAGTACCCCATGGTCCAGGACGAAGCGCTCAACATCTCGCTCGCCCAGGCGATGGTTGACGAGCAGTACCACACGCTCATGCACCTCAACGCCAGCGCCGTCACCCGGCGCCGGCGCGGCAGGGCGATGCCCGACAACGACCTGCCCATCTCGCACACCGCGCGCGAGCACCTGAGGCTGCGCGAGGGCGTGAGCCAACGGTGGCAGAAGTCGCTGACCACCCTCGCCTTCGCGACGGTGTCGGAGATATCGATCAACGCCTACCTGGACCTGCTGGCCGACGACCCTGATATCCAGCCGGTCAACAGCAGTACCGCCAAACTGCACAACCGTGACGAGTACTGCCACGCGTCAATCTCCGCGGTGCTGGCCGAAATGGTGCACGACAAGCTCGACGAGGAAAAGCAGCGTTTCTTCCGCGACATGCTTTTCGAGGGCCTCGAGGCGTTCGTCGCCACGGACTACACGACCTGGCGCCGGATCATGGACCTCGCCGGTGTCGATGGCGGCCACGAGATGCTCGCGGACTGCCAGGCCGAGAGCAGCCGCAAGCGGCTGGTGCGCGACTACACGGGACTGCACACCCTCATCGAGCGGATGGGCGTCCAGGAGCTCGTCGAGTTCGACTGGTCCAAGTCCTACGTGGCCCGCTGA
- a CDS encoding TauD/TfdA family dioxygenase, whose protein sequence is MGEFAIFATLDLHALELAQQGHTLLKGIETDEEAAEALSAFGELVPQYDGSLRYQVKAAPGFEERRYSKSVNTILVHTEAPGWNPTPSYLALHCRVQATCGSGHTELADMRQFVASLGDQDRAALYKREIEWLGHNTGGVGTEGVRRPVVERTESGREILRFSYNLLTTGQYDPPVDESVDPAELPLGSFGIHLAEQAETFFREHKVSVLIPEDSILVWDNQRMVHARSAYRDAKRHLTRYWVAAQR, encoded by the coding sequence TTGGGGGAGTTCGCCATATTTGCCACTCTTGATCTTCACGCTTTAGAACTTGCACAGCAGGGTCACACCTTACTCAAAGGGATCGAAACGGACGAAGAGGCTGCCGAGGCTCTGAGTGCCTTCGGTGAGCTCGTCCCGCAGTACGACGGCTCGCTGCGCTACCAGGTCAAGGCTGCGCCGGGCTTCGAGGAGCGACGCTATTCCAAGAGCGTCAACACCATTCTCGTCCACACCGAGGCGCCGGGCTGGAACCCGACGCCCAGCTACCTGGCCTTGCACTGCCGGGTCCAGGCCACCTGCGGCAGTGGCCACACCGAGCTGGCCGACATGAGGCAGTTCGTGGCCTCTCTGGGCGATCAGGACCGTGCCGCCCTGTACAAGCGCGAGATCGAGTGGCTCGGCCACAACACCGGTGGCGTCGGCACCGAGGGCGTGCGGCGCCCCGTCGTGGAGCGCACCGAAAGCGGCCGGGAGATCCTCCGCTTCAGCTACAACCTGCTGACCACCGGGCAGTACGACCCACCGGTCGACGAGTCCGTCGACCCCGCGGAGCTGCCCCTGGGCAGCTTCGGCATCCACTTGGCCGAGCAGGCCGAGACGTTCTTCCGGGAGCACAAGGTCTCCGTGCTCATCCCCGAGGACTCAATCCTCGTCTGGGACAACCAGCGCATGGTGCACGCCCGCTCCGCGTACCGCGATGCGAAGCGCCACCTCACCCGCTACTGGGTCGCGGCCCAGCGCTGA
- a CDS encoding Ldh family oxidoreductase: protein MTSTSTAPEPKASVPSETPARLAAATATAVAVAALRAADVPEGDARDVAAALTDTSLRGIDTHGLRLLPQYLTELQEKIATAQPDITAVRDSGAAVMLDAGGALGVVAGLAAARIAAERARKHGVAAVGVRNSNHFGAASVYSRHLAAQGLVGIVTTSAAPRVAPFSGTQPLYGTNPLSFAAAADGDEFALDMATSQVCFGEIKERRKHGRALDHGWATDADGRLTTDPQDAYALSPLGGYKGQGLAMVATLLGAVLTGSPADWHLEHIGASAPGRSRQVGHFLICLDPAAFAGAESFAASFSDLVTTTRQSRPGADATLPVQVPGDPQRRTAEERATHGIPLDPHTARAFAELAALHGIEAGA from the coding sequence ATGACGAGCACGAGCACCGCGCCTGAACCCAAGGCCTCCGTACCGAGTGAGACGCCCGCGCGGCTCGCGGCGGCCACCGCTACTGCCGTCGCCGTGGCCGCCCTCCGCGCTGCGGACGTCCCCGAGGGTGACGCCCGCGACGTGGCCGCCGCACTGACCGACACCTCCCTGCGCGGCATCGACACCCACGGCCTGCGGCTGCTCCCGCAGTACCTCACCGAACTCCAGGAGAAGATCGCCACCGCGCAGCCCGACATCACCGCCGTACGGGACTCCGGCGCGGCCGTGATGCTCGATGCCGGCGGCGCCCTCGGCGTGGTCGCTGGCCTCGCCGCCGCGCGGATCGCCGCAGAACGGGCCCGCAAGCACGGAGTGGCCGCAGTCGGCGTCCGCAACTCCAACCACTTCGGCGCCGCGTCCGTCTACAGCCGCCACCTCGCCGCCCAGGGCCTGGTCGGCATCGTCACCACCTCCGCGGCCCCCCGCGTCGCCCCCTTCTCGGGCACGCAGCCGCTCTACGGCACCAATCCACTCAGCTTCGCCGCCGCCGCCGACGGCGACGAGTTCGCCCTCGACATGGCCACCAGCCAGGTCTGCTTCGGCGAGATCAAGGAGCGGCGCAAGCACGGTCGCGCCCTCGACCACGGCTGGGCCACCGACGCCGACGGACGCCTCACCACCGACCCGCAGGACGCGTACGCCCTGTCCCCGCTCGGCGGCTACAAGGGCCAGGGCCTCGCCATGGTCGCCACGCTCCTCGGCGCCGTCCTCACCGGCTCGCCCGCGGACTGGCACCTGGAGCACATCGGCGCATCCGCGCCCGGCCGCAGCCGCCAGGTCGGCCACTTCCTGATCTGCCTCGACCCGGCCGCCTTCGCCGGTGCGGAGAGCTTCGCCGCCAGCTTCAGCGACCTGGTGACCACAACCCGGCAGTCCCGGCCTGGCGCCGACGCGACGCTGCCCGTCCAGGTGCCCGGCGACCCCCAGCGGCGTACCGCCGAGGAACGGGCAACCCACGGCATCCCGCTCGACCCGCACACCGCACGCGCGTTCGCGGAACTCGCCGCCCTCCACGGAATCGAGGCCGGCGCATGA
- a CDS encoding IS110 family transposase — MSAVDVLSSGREERTAVILPGVAPLKSTHTATAVDPVSNQQAGSLRIEANLADCRRLLTWGRRWPQRSWVVENASGLGRHLAQWLVARGESVVDVPAPATSRVRRLTRAGGRKNDRIDAAAGATAHIHGDGREVDVDDHITALTLLDEGRVNLTQARVRTVNQLHAVLRDLLPGGAPPQLSADQAAALLRTVRPAGDVEKVREDLARDLVTEIRALDKRLAGNAVRMEEPVEYSGSTLMNTPGVGPVLAARLVGRVERASRFATAAAFANHTGVAPVEIASADKARHWLSRSGDRRLNSVLHTIAVTQIRMPNASGHAYHQRKLSEGKTSREAKRCLKRRLADHVRRVMIADERRSKHPPPQAT, encoded by the coding sequence GTGTCGGCCGTGGACGTCCTGTCGTCCGGCCGTGAGGAACGAACTGCCGTAATATTGCCCGGTGTTGCCCCGCTCAAGTCCACTCACACCGCTACCGCCGTCGATCCTGTCTCGAATCAGCAGGCCGGTTCGCTGAGGATCGAGGCGAACCTCGCGGACTGCCGGCGTCTGTTGACCTGGGGGCGCCGCTGGCCGCAGCGCAGTTGGGTGGTGGAGAACGCCAGCGGGCTCGGCCGCCACCTGGCCCAGTGGCTCGTCGCCCGCGGCGAGAGCGTCGTCGACGTTCCGGCCCCGGCGACCAGTCGCGTCCGTCGGCTCACCCGTGCCGGCGGCCGCAAGAACGACCGGATCGACGCTGCCGCCGGGGCCACGGCCCACATCCACGGAGACGGGCGTGAGGTGGACGTGGACGACCACATCACAGCCCTGACCCTGCTCGACGAAGGACGCGTCAACCTCACCCAGGCCCGGGTCCGCACCGTCAATCAGCTGCACGCTGTGCTGCGCGATCTGCTGCCCGGCGGTGCTCCGCCTCAGCTGTCAGCGGACCAGGCCGCCGCGTTGTTGCGCACGGTCCGCCCCGCCGGCGACGTCGAGAAGGTCCGCGAGGACCTCGCCCGCGACCTGGTCACGGAGATCCGGGCGCTGGACAAGCGGCTGGCGGGGAACGCCGTACGCATGGAGGAACCGGTCGAGTACTCGGGCAGCACGCTGATGAACACGCCCGGCGTCGGGCCAGTGCTGGCGGCACGGCTCGTCGGCCGCGTCGAACGCGCCAGCCGGTTCGCCACCGCTGCGGCGTTCGCGAACCACACCGGCGTCGCCCCGGTCGAGATCGCCAGCGCGGACAAGGCCCGCCACTGGCTCTCGCGCTCCGGCGACCGCCGGCTCAACTCCGTCCTCCACACCATCGCCGTCACTCAGATCAGGATGCCGAACGCCTCAGGACACGCCTACCACCAGCGGAAACTCTCCGAAGGAAAGACATCCCGGGAAGCCAAGCGCTGCCTGAAGCGCCGTCTCGCCGACCACGTACGGCGCGTCATGATCGCCGACGAACGCAGGTCCAAACATCCGCCACCTCAAGCAACTTGA
- a CDS encoding ATP-grasp domain-containing protein, with protein sequence MILVLLSPRNAGLPFAEWLGEEAGRLLAVTGAGVDPGPGFLDAERVADYFDDASVHAAARRLCDRHEVTRVLALAEVDVERAARLREELGLPGQRPESARAYRDKVRMKELAAAGGVRVPAFTPLASEADVLAFMAAHPGPVVVKPRGGSGSTGVAILETSADLPSVAGRIRSGDHEVEEFVAGRFCHVDALHVGGEPVVSIPSVYTDGGCLSHWTDSGNGSWMLEADDPLHARLVAETWRLVAALPPAPSLFVHAEFFVTGADEVVLCEVAGRVGGTPIPAMLEAVLGLDPRHLWARIECGLPVDLDAVRDHARSAPLVANFGLPPRNGRITRTPHEPPTDAQDFTVLAEEGEDWGGDRYRARKSGDFIATWLVTARTAGELLALVAKSEAEAEAAFGWALAPQETL encoded by the coding sequence ATGATCCTGGTCCTGCTCAGCCCGCGCAACGCCGGGCTTCCCTTCGCCGAATGGCTCGGCGAGGAGGCGGGCCGGCTACTCGCGGTCACCGGGGCCGGGGTCGACCCTGGCCCCGGCTTCCTCGATGCCGAGCGCGTCGCCGACTACTTCGACGACGCGTCCGTACACGCGGCAGCGCGCCGCCTGTGCGACCGGCACGAGGTCACCCGCGTCCTGGCGCTGGCCGAGGTCGACGTGGAGCGCGCCGCGCGGTTGCGGGAGGAGCTCGGCCTGCCGGGCCAGCGCCCCGAGAGCGCCCGCGCGTACCGGGACAAGGTCCGCATGAAGGAGCTCGCCGCGGCCGGCGGGGTACGGGTGCCGGCCTTCACACCCCTCGCCTCCGAGGCCGACGTACTCGCCTTCATGGCGGCCCACCCCGGCCCGGTCGTGGTCAAGCCGCGCGGCGGCTCCGGCTCCACCGGCGTGGCCATCCTCGAAACGTCTGCGGATCTCCCGTCCGTGGCAGGCCGGATCCGCTCCGGGGACCACGAGGTGGAGGAGTTCGTGGCCGGCCGGTTCTGCCATGTCGACGCCCTGCACGTCGGCGGTGAACCGGTGGTCTCCATCCCGTCCGTGTACACCGACGGCGGCTGTCTGTCGCACTGGACCGACTCCGGCAACGGAAGCTGGATGCTGGAGGCGGACGACCCGCTGCACGCCCGGCTGGTGGCGGAGACCTGGCGGCTCGTCGCCGCGTTGCCCCCCGCGCCCTCGCTTTTCGTCCACGCGGAGTTCTTTGTGACAGGCGCGGACGAGGTTGTGCTCTGCGAGGTCGCGGGCCGAGTCGGCGGCACCCCGATCCCGGCCATGCTGGAGGCCGTACTCGGCCTCGACCCGAGGCATCTGTGGGCCAGGATCGAGTGCGGGCTGCCCGTGGATCTGGACGCGGTCCGGGACCACGCCCGGTCGGCGCCGCTCGTCGCGAACTTCGGGCTGCCGCCGAGGAACGGGCGGATCACCCGGACCCCGCACGAACCACCCACCGACGCCCAGGACTTCACCGTCCTCGCCGAGGAGGGCGAGGACTGGGGCGGCGACCGCTACCGGGCCCGCAAGTCCGGCGACTTCATCGCCACCTGGCTGGTGACCGCCCGGACCGCCGGGGAGCTCCTCGCCCTGGTGGCCAAGAGCGAGGCCGAGGCCGAGGCCGCCTTCGGCTGGGCCCTCGCGCCGCAGGAAACCCTGTGA
- a CDS encoding mandelate racemase/muconate lactonizing enzyme family protein — MKLDVHEIRLTDHDVWRSAREAIPEQPGLLIELTAAGVSGFGEASAFMTDRYNSALTAMHDDLRRVAGTLHALPADDPEGNWAVLAQPLAGSPFTLAALDVAAHDLAARLASVPLWRHLGGVAPGALHSSYSIGLDEPATMVRKLLERPGWPAYKVKLAAPGDLHILKALREHTDAPFYVDGNCGWDLPGTLAALDAMAGLGVELLEQPFPREHWDEARTLKEASPIPVFADESITGPDDLDACADAFDGVNLKLMKAGGITPVLRMLRRARAAGLATMLGCMPESSAGVSATAHLGSYVDHLDTDSIALLAVDTGAGVLLDDHGRITLPDAPGTGFVPDFTGPAFTVRPTAGGLPDWDGGQLSACREGTEVASVRVRRRPLPGGAPSEHVRQLAELSTAGGASDTELTALLRTAVTRAVADGARTVWMHARQAATAAARAAGFTPHDGDTDTLLVWKANPHDEHEHRA, encoded by the coding sequence ATGAAACTCGACGTCCACGAGATCAGACTCACCGACCACGACGTCTGGCGCAGCGCCCGGGAGGCCATTCCCGAGCAGCCGGGCCTACTGATCGAACTCACTGCCGCCGGCGTCTCCGGCTTCGGCGAGGCCTCGGCCTTCATGACCGACCGCTACAACTCCGCTCTCACGGCCATGCACGACGACCTGCGCCGGGTAGCGGGCACCCTGCATGCCCTCCCAGCCGACGATCCCGAGGGCAACTGGGCTGTACTGGCCCAACCACTCGCGGGCTCCCCCTTCACGCTGGCGGCCCTTGACGTCGCCGCGCACGACCTGGCGGCACGGCTGGCCAGCGTACCGCTGTGGCGGCACCTCGGCGGAGTCGCGCCCGGCGCCCTGCACTCCAGCTACAGCATCGGGCTCGACGAGCCCGCCACCATGGTGCGCAAGCTGCTGGAACGGCCGGGCTGGCCCGCGTACAAGGTCAAGCTCGCGGCACCCGGCGACCTGCACATCCTCAAGGCGCTGCGGGAACACACCGACGCCCCGTTCTACGTGGACGGCAACTGCGGCTGGGATTTGCCCGGCACGCTCGCCGCGCTCGACGCCATGGCCGGGCTCGGCGTGGAACTGCTGGAGCAGCCCTTCCCCCGCGAACACTGGGACGAAGCCCGCACACTCAAAGAGGCCTCCCCGATACCGGTGTTTGCCGACGAGAGCATCACCGGTCCGGACGACCTCGACGCCTGCGCGGACGCGTTCGACGGCGTCAACCTCAAGCTCATGAAGGCAGGGGGTATCACCCCGGTGCTGCGGATGCTGCGCCGGGCGCGCGCCGCAGGCCTCGCCACCATGCTCGGCTGCATGCCGGAATCGAGCGCCGGAGTCTCGGCCACGGCCCACCTCGGCTCGTACGTCGACCACCTCGACACCGATTCCATCGCCCTGCTCGCGGTGGACACCGGCGCCGGGGTCCTGCTCGACGACCACGGCCGGATCACCCTTCCTGACGCCCCCGGCACCGGGTTCGTCCCGGACTTCACCGGTCCGGCGTTCACCGTACGGCCCACCGCAGGCGGGCTGCCGGACTGGGACGGCGGGCAGCTATCCGCGTGCCGCGAAGGCACCGAGGTCGCCTCGGTCCGCGTACGCCGCCGGCCCCTGCCCGGCGGCGCACCCTCCGAGCACGTCCGGCAGCTGGCCGAGCTGTCGACGGCCGGCGGGGCGAGCGACACGGAACTCACCGCCCTGCTGCGCACGGCCGTCACCCGGGCCGTGGCCGACGGGGCCCGCACGGTCTGGATGCACGCGCGACAGGCCGCCACGGCCGCCGCCCGCGCCGCCGGATTCACGCCCCACGACGGCGACACTGACACCCTCTTGGTCTGGAAGGCGAACCCGCATGACGAGCACGAGCACCGCGCCTGA
- a CDS encoding KamA family radical SAM protein, producing the protein MPGEYVRDLRVVGSVLPFKVNEYVADELIDWSTAPDDPIFRLTFPHRDMLPAPVFDRMAALLDSGAPREELRRAAAAAQRELNPHPGDQLEANVPMLDGRRLDGLQHKYAETVLVFPSQGQTCHSYCGYCFRWAQFVNQAELRQALRDPADLTGYLAGHPEVTDVLFTGGDPMIMRTDVVRRWVEPLLEETVNSVRTLRFGTKALSYWPARFTTGPDADDLMRLFERAVAAGRHVAVMAHFSHPRELETNAVREAIARIRATGAVIRAQAPLVAHVNDDAAAWSRMWQMQVDLGIVPYYMFVERDTGARNYFGLPLVRALEIYTEAIRGVSGLARTARGPVMSAGPGKVMIHGTAQVGGENAFVLSFLQARRPEWVGRPFFAAYDEQAQWYDELKPLSTSGASFPPFPEFGA; encoded by the coding sequence ATGCCTGGCGAGTACGTGCGTGACCTGCGTGTGGTCGGCAGCGTGCTGCCGTTCAAGGTCAACGAGTACGTGGCCGACGAGCTGATCGACTGGTCGACCGCGCCGGACGACCCGATCTTCCGGCTGACCTTCCCGCACCGCGACATGCTCCCCGCGCCCGTCTTCGACCGGATGGCCGCCCTGCTGGACAGCGGAGCTCCGCGTGAGGAGCTCCGCCGGGCCGCGGCCGCTGCCCAGCGGGAGCTCAACCCGCACCCGGGCGACCAGCTGGAGGCCAACGTCCCCATGCTGGATGGCCGCCGGCTCGACGGACTCCAGCACAAGTACGCCGAGACCGTGCTGGTCTTCCCCTCCCAGGGCCAGACCTGCCACTCGTACTGTGGCTACTGCTTCCGCTGGGCCCAGTTCGTCAACCAGGCCGAGCTGCGCCAGGCACTGCGCGACCCCGCGGACCTGACCGGCTATCTCGCCGGGCACCCCGAGGTCACCGACGTGCTCTTCACGGGTGGCGATCCGATGATCATGCGCACCGATGTCGTGCGCCGCTGGGTCGAGCCGCTGTTGGAGGAGACGGTGAACTCCGTCCGCACCCTGCGGTTCGGCACCAAGGCGCTGTCCTACTGGCCGGCCCGGTTCACCACCGGACCTGATGCGGACGACTTGATGCGACTCTTCGAGCGTGCCGTCGCCGCCGGCCGTCACGTGGCCGTCATGGCCCACTTCTCGCACCCACGGGAGCTGGAGACCAACGCGGTACGCGAGGCGATCGCACGGATCCGCGCCACCGGCGCCGTGATCCGCGCCCAGGCGCCCCTGGTGGCGCACGTCAACGACGACGCGGCCGCCTGGTCCCGCATGTGGCAGATGCAGGTCGACCTGGGCATCGTCCCCTACTACATGTTCGTCGAGCGGGACACCGGAGCGCGCAACTACTTCGGGCTGCCGCTCGTTCGGGCGCTGGAGATCTACACCGAGGCCATCCGCGGTGTCTCCGGCCTTGCCCGCACCGCCCGAGGCCCGGTCATGTCGGCCGGCCCCGGCAAGGTGATGATCCACGGCACCGCGCAGGTCGGCGGCGAGAACGCCTTCGTCCTCAGCTTCCTCCAGGCCCGCCGGCCCGAGTGGGTGGGCCGCCCGTTCTTCGCCGCCTACGACGAGCAGGCTCAGTGGTACGACGAGCTCAAGCCGCTCTCCACCTCTGGGGCTTCGTTCCCGCCGTTCCCGGAGTTCGGCGCATGA
- a CDS encoding GNAT family N-acetyltransferase — protein MTDIGIRPAVANDIPAIVAMLADDTLGATRESPDDLRPYLTAYERLQSDPNQFLTVAVRGDMIVGTLQLTVIPGLSRRGSTRSVIEGVRVHSSERGQGLGQQLIEWAIEESRRQDCQLVQLTSDAARPDAHHFYERLGFVGSHIGFKFQL, from the coding sequence ATGACAGATATCGGTATCCGGCCTGCCGTCGCGAACGACATCCCCGCCATCGTGGCCATGCTGGCCGACGACACGCTGGGGGCCACTCGGGAGTCTCCCGACGACTTGCGCCCATACCTCACCGCATACGAGCGGTTGCAAAGTGACCCCAACCAGTTCCTCACAGTGGCTGTGCGTGGCGACATGATTGTCGGCACACTCCAGCTGACCGTCATTCCCGGTCTGTCCCGTCGTGGCAGCACTCGGTCGGTCATCGAGGGCGTGCGCGTGCACAGCTCGGAGCGCGGCCAGGGGCTCGGTCAGCAGCTGATCGAGTGGGCGATCGAGGAGTCCCGCCGCCAGGATTGCCAGCTGGTGCAGCTGACCTCCGATGCGGCTCGCCCGGATGCCCACCACTTCTACGAGCGGCTCGGCTTTGTCGGATCGCACATCGGCTTCAAGTTCCAGCTCTGA